In the genome of Flavobacteriales bacterium, one region contains:
- a CDS encoding DUF559 domain-containing protein, which produces MAGPSNRYHYNPYLKEKARTLRSNMTKSEVVLWKHGLRAGQMMGLTFNRQRPVLDYIADFMCKEILLIIEIDGISHHFSEVSEKDVVRQERLEEAGFTVLRIPTGEVLQCRRKVIQLIQRQCEVLKV; this is translated from the coding sequence ATGGCTGGTCCATCTAACCGCTATCATTATAATCCCTACTTAAAGGAGAAAGCAAGAACACTTCGTTCGAATATGACCAAATCTGAAGTGGTGCTTTGGAAACACGGTCTTAGAGCGGGACAGATGATGGGCTTGACATTCAACAGACAGCGGCCTGTACTTGACTACATCGCAGATTTCATGTGTAAGGAAATCTTGCTCATTATCGAGATAGATGGCATAAGTCATCATTTTTCAGAGGTGTCTGAAAAGGATGTTGTAAGACAAGAGCGACTAGAAGAAGCAGGGTTTACCGTTTTGCGTATTCCGACAGGAGAAGTGCTTCAGTGCAGGAGGAAGGTCATACAGCTCATTCAGCGGCAGTGCGAAGTCCTCAAGGTCTAG
- the radA gene encoding DNA repair protein RadA, producing the protein MATKTKAKTAYFCKSCGNEFAKWMGQCPACKEWNTLIEELVIKDKSTRTPAGRYNPDARKAQVLSEVSAEHTERISSLSGELDRVLGGGMVPGSVILLGGEPGIGKSTLTLQVAMAIDKKVLYVSGEESLQQIKLRAERLGENNPQCYLLNEVNTDHILQQLTEIEPDLVIIDSIQTLFNPIIDSTPGSISQIRECTAEMMRYAKETSTPVILIGHITKDGNLAGPKILEHMVDTVMQFEGDRNHAYRLLRSTKNRFGSTHELGIFEMAGTGLEEVTDPSKVLTTSFEEAYSGIAVGAMLEGLRPMLIELQALVSSAVYGTPQRSATGFDTRRLNMLLAVLEKRGGFKIGAKDVFLNVAGGLRVEDPGLDLAVAVSVMSSYLDISIDSGDCFAAEIGLSGELRPASRIQQRISEAAKLGYKRIFVSKYGGVEEATSNSIQIIQVGRLQEVFSKLFKGG; encoded by the coding sequence ATGGCGACCAAGACCAAGGCAAAGACTGCATATTTCTGCAAGAGCTGCGGCAATGAATTTGCGAAGTGGATGGGTCAGTGTCCAGCCTGTAAGGAATGGAACACGCTGATCGAGGAGCTGGTCATCAAGGATAAAAGCACACGCACGCCAGCCGGTAGATACAATCCGGATGCGAGAAAGGCCCAAGTGTTGAGTGAGGTGAGTGCAGAACATACAGAGCGCATCTCTTCACTCTCGGGAGAATTGGACCGTGTACTTGGAGGAGGTATGGTACCGGGCTCGGTCATCCTGCTTGGAGGAGAACCCGGGATAGGTAAATCTACCTTGACGCTCCAAGTGGCCATGGCCATCGATAAGAAGGTGCTGTATGTGTCAGGTGAGGAAAGTCTGCAGCAGATCAAGCTCAGGGCCGAGCGGCTGGGAGAGAACAACCCACAATGCTACCTGCTCAATGAGGTGAACACGGATCACATTCTCCAGCAACTCACCGAGATCGAACCCGATCTGGTCATCATCGATTCCATCCAGACGCTATTCAATCCCATCATCGACAGTACACCGGGCAGTATCTCGCAGATACGTGAGTGTACAGCGGAGATGATGCGCTACGCCAAGGAAACGTCTACTCCCGTCATTTTAATCGGACATATCACCAAGGACGGGAACCTGGCCGGGCCCAAGATCTTGGAGCACATGGTAGATACAGTCATGCAGTTCGAGGGGGATCGGAATCATGCCTATCGATTGTTACGTTCTACGAAGAACCGTTTCGGTAGCACCCATGAGCTGGGCATATTCGAGATGGCAGGTACAGGTCTGGAAGAAGTCACCGACCCGAGCAAGGTACTGACCACTTCCTTTGAAGAAGCGTACAGTGGAATAGCTGTAGGCGCTATGCTCGAGGGTTTGCGCCCCATGCTCATCGAGCTACAAGCGCTCGTCAGCTCAGCTGTATACGGAACTCCCCAACGAAGCGCCACGGGATTCGATACGCGTAGGCTGAATATGTTGCTCGCTGTGTTGGAAAAACGGGGAGGCTTTAAGATAGGTGCCAAGGATGTCTTCTTGAATGTGGCCGGTGGTCTGAGAGTGGAAGACCCGGGATTGGATCTCGCAGTCGCAGTCTCGGTCATGTCCTCCTATCTGGATATTTCCATCGATTCGGGAGATTGCTTCGCGGCAGAGATCGGCCTCAGCGGAGAACTCCGGCCCGCCTCACGCATCCAACAGCGCATATCAGAAGCGGCCAAATTGGGCTACAAGCGCATCTTCGTCAGTAAGTACGGTGGAGTGGAAGAAGCCACCTCCAATAGCATCCAGATCATTCAAGTGGGGAGATTGCAAGAAGTATTCTCCAAGCTTTTCAAAGGAGGCTAG
- a CDS encoding DUF1232 domain-containing protein — MKRFLIIGSGVLALIYMLNPTAGIFEIIPDNIPGVGNLDEGLAVYVLISVIAFLRGKDFGLFSPSQEDEEDPLIEEPSDIDSES; from the coding sequence ATGAAACGCTTTCTTATCATCGGCTCGGGTGTACTTGCGCTCATCTATATGCTCAATCCCACTGCCGGCATCTTTGAGATCATCCCTGACAACATCCCGGGTGTCGGCAACTTGGATGAAGGGCTCGCGGTCTATGTGCTCATCTCAGTGATCGCCTTTCTCAGAGGGAAGGATTTCGGGCTATTCTCTCCCTCTCAGGAAGATGAAGAAGACCCGCTCATAGAAGAGCCAAGCGATATCGATTCAGAGAGCTGA
- a CDS encoding 3'-5' exonuclease has protein sequence MLSHISLSDILFIDIETAPLVYQFGDLEPHVQDLWSRKTQWIQHREEKSADEVYERAGIYAEFSKVICATVGYFAEVDGERSFRMKSFAGDDEEKLLTGLKEIFKRFFRKNKALLCAHNGKEFDFPFLARRYVVQNITLPEVLQLAGKKPWEVSHLDTMDLWKFGDYKHYTSVELLAHTLGIQSPKDDISGADVAKVYYEDKDLSRIQRYCEKDVVTIARILQRFKGVDVVADEDVVLL, from the coding sequence ATGCTCTCTCACATCTCACTATCGGATATCCTATTCATTGATATCGAGACTGCCCCATTGGTCTATCAATTCGGGGACCTTGAGCCTCATGTTCAAGACCTATGGTCACGCAAGACCCAGTGGATACAACATCGGGAAGAAAAAAGCGCTGATGAGGTATATGAGCGTGCGGGCATCTATGCCGAGTTCAGCAAGGTGATCTGTGCCACAGTCGGCTACTTTGCAGAAGTGGATGGAGAACGGAGTTTCCGCATGAAAAGCTTTGCGGGCGATGATGAAGAGAAGCTCTTGACCGGTCTAAAGGAGATTTTCAAAAGGTTCTTTCGCAAGAACAAGGCCCTGCTGTGTGCGCATAATGGGAAGGAGTTCGATTTTCCCTTTCTGGCCAGACGCTATGTGGTCCAGAATATCACCTTACCTGAAGTGCTCCAATTAGCTGGAAAGAAGCCCTGGGAGGTCAGTCATCTGGATACCATGGATCTTTGGAAATTCGGGGATTACAAACACTATACTTCTGTAGAGCTATTGGCACATACGCTAGGTATTCAAAGTCCCAAAGATGATATCAGTGGAGCCGATGTGGCCAAGGTCTATTATGAGGACAAGGACTTGTCGCGCATCCAACGCTATTGTGAGAAAGATGTGGTCACCATAGCGCGTATCCTTCAGCGATTCAAGGGAGTGGATGTGGTAGCAGATGAAGATGTAGTCCTTCTTTGA
- a CDS encoding adenylyltransferase/cytidyltransferase family protein yields MLKLHDLESIREQVAIWKEEELTVGFTNGVFDILHVGHVNYLVEAAAHVDCLIIGLNSDESVKRLNKGPKRPLNPELARGLVLAGLEAVSAICLFGEDTPLSLIEEIAPDVLMKGGDYDADCTDTDDPKYIVGSQEVKANGGAVISIPLVEGFSTTSLVNKLKG; encoded by the coding sequence CTGCTCAAACTCCATGATCTGGAGAGCATTCGCGAGCAGGTGGCCATCTGGAAAGAAGAAGAATTGACCGTGGGCTTTACCAATGGAGTCTTCGACATTCTGCACGTAGGTCATGTCAACTATCTGGTAGAAGCGGCAGCCCATGTGGATTGCCTGATCATCGGACTCAACTCCGATGAATCGGTCAAGCGATTGAACAAAGGGCCTAAGCGCCCGCTGAATCCCGAACTTGCTCGCGGCTTGGTATTGGCCGGTCTAGAGGCTGTGTCGGCTATTTGTCTTTTCGGAGAGGACACGCCCCTTTCACTGATCGAGGAGATCGCTCCTGATGTACTGATGAAAGGAGGAGACTACGATGCAGATTGTACAGACACGGATGATCCGAAGTATATCGTAGGTTCTCAAGAAGTGAAGGCCAATGGAGGAGCGGTGATCTCCATTCCCTTGGTCGAGGGTTTCAGCACGACTTCCTTAGTCAATAAATTGAAAGGCTGA